A single Silvibacterium dinghuense DNA region contains:
- a CDS encoding DEAD/DEAH box helicase — MAAKSKSSSPAGKQPASRAKGRPALDEAAVAGQGDTALALFHPVTAAWFRAVFGRPTAPQRLGWPAIAGGESTLILAPTGTGKTLTAFLWCLDRLMLRRTADEVQGCRVIYISPLKALAVDVERNLRSPLAGIEEMAQRMGVSAHIPEIGIRTGDTAQRERARFRRNPAEILITTPESLYLLLTSESAAQLRTVETVIIDEIHALVPTKRGAHLALSLERLEAITAKPVQRIGLSATQRPLEEVAHFLAGVEPSPKANIEDAGLAVSSIVSDDEPAQRFRPVTIVDASEPKHLELRVEVPVEDMAHLSIDSQGQMEDLSGGAASQAPKRTSIWSAIHPRLLEIVLERQSTLIFVNNRRTAERLAGALNDLAQERAAEAGEPFQVLARAHHGSLAASQRSEIEEQLKAGNLRALVATSSLELGIDMGAIDLVIQIEAPPSVASGMQRIGRAGHRVGAASDGIIFPKYRADLIACAAVTRAMHEGLVESTRYLRNPLDVLAQQIVATVAHPPALAVPRRRGEAPAQAEIGVESLFRLVRSSAPFASLTRASFEGVLDLLAGRYPSDEFAELRPRITWDRAAHVLTPREGAKSLAILNGGTIPDRGLYGVFLSGTDKPVRVGELDEEMVFESRAGEVFVLGASSWRIDEITHDRVLVSPAPGEPGKMPFWHGDQAGRPLEFGRRIGALVRELRELPRNAALSRLTREHDLDLQAAENLLHFLADQETVTTVVPDDRSIVIERTRDELGDWRVCVLTPFGTRVHAPWAMAITARLRAAGQPDVETMWADDGFVIRFPDTDAAPDSDLLLIDPAEATDLVLRQLGSTALFAAKFREASARALLLPRRRAQGRAPLWAQRKRASDLLAVAARYSSFPMLLEAYRECLRDVFDIPAFLEVLRAVKTRQLGVHVVDTRTPSPFASSLLFSYVANYIYEGDAPLAERRAQALSIDQDQLRDLLGDADLRELLDADAIAEVEDQLQLRGESFRVRNVDGIHDLLLRLGDLTREAVIERLASSDLISGMDRLLRARRILEVKIAGEKRLIAIEDAARYRDALGLRLPSGIAASLLVPVAAPALELIRRYARTHGPFTLPEVATRFGLDARLVESTLHALVLDSRIVEGGFRPGGVHREWCDLDVLRQIRRKSLARLRKEIEPADQRLLSRFATHWQGVLQPRRGLDALLDTIENLQGAPLPASILESSILPARLAKYSPSDLDTLIAAGEVVWCGLDPLGEHDGRIALYLADRLPDLLPARPGREANPLTEKEERILDQLQRGGAMFFAQLHDAIGGGYPGETLDALWSLVWRGFITNDTLHALRAYVAKPASARTAKRQHNVPVFRSRRTTPPAAQGRWTLIPASERSTPAEQTAWSHALALQLLNRHGILTRETLAQENIFGGFSAVYDVLRALEESGRVRRGYFIAGLGAAQFALPAAVDLLRSLRTQPDKAEILSLSATDPASVYGSILRWPQADADSGADSSPRSLTRSVGASVLLRNGDLVAYLRRGNTNIQVFLPADEPDRSTAARDLAHFLAHAAQASMQHDATSHHSGLLIATINGQPVHEHFLARFLVDAGFAPAPNGFNVRRISPSVRGHAAETE; from the coding sequence ATGGCAGCGAAATCGAAATCCTCCAGTCCGGCCGGCAAGCAGCCTGCATCGCGCGCAAAGGGCAGGCCTGCCCTCGACGAAGCTGCTGTTGCCGGGCAGGGTGATACTGCGCTTGCGCTCTTTCATCCCGTTACGGCTGCATGGTTCCGTGCTGTCTTCGGTCGCCCGACCGCGCCGCAGCGTCTCGGCTGGCCGGCCATCGCCGGCGGCGAGAGCACGCTGATCCTCGCTCCCACGGGTACTGGTAAAACGCTCACCGCATTCCTCTGGTGTCTTGACCGCCTCATGCTGCGGCGCACGGCGGATGAAGTGCAGGGCTGCCGCGTGATCTACATCAGCCCGCTCAAGGCGTTGGCCGTCGATGTGGAGCGCAACCTGCGCTCTCCGCTCGCGGGGATCGAGGAGATGGCGCAACGCATGGGCGTATCTGCGCATATTCCGGAGATCGGCATCCGTACCGGGGATACTGCGCAGCGAGAGCGGGCGCGCTTCCGGCGCAATCCGGCCGAAATCCTCATCACTACGCCGGAGTCGCTCTACCTGCTGCTCACCTCCGAGTCGGCTGCGCAGCTGCGCACGGTCGAAACGGTCATCATCGATGAGATTCACGCCCTCGTTCCGACCAAACGCGGTGCGCATCTTGCGCTCTCGCTCGAACGCCTCGAGGCCATTACGGCAAAGCCTGTGCAGCGTATCGGGCTCTCGGCCACGCAGCGCCCGCTCGAAGAAGTGGCGCACTTTCTCGCCGGTGTCGAACCCTCTCCGAAAGCAAATATCGAGGATGCGGGGCTGGCTGTGTCTTCCATCGTCAGCGACGACGAACCCGCACAGCGCTTCCGGCCCGTCACCATCGTCGATGCCAGTGAGCCCAAGCATCTCGAGCTGCGCGTCGAGGTTCCCGTCGAGGACATGGCCCACCTCAGCATAGACAGCCAGGGCCAGATGGAGGATCTGTCCGGCGGTGCGGCCTCGCAGGCGCCGAAGCGCACTTCGATATGGAGCGCCATCCATCCGCGCCTGCTGGAGATTGTCCTCGAACGTCAGTCCACGCTGATCTTCGTCAATAACCGCCGCACCGCCGAGCGGCTGGCCGGTGCTCTGAATGATTTGGCGCAGGAGCGAGCTGCGGAGGCTGGTGAGCCCTTTCAGGTCCTGGCTCGCGCCCATCACGGTTCGCTTGCCGCCTCGCAGCGATCGGAGATAGAAGAGCAGCTCAAAGCGGGCAATCTGCGCGCTCTCGTCGCGACTTCGTCGCTTGAGCTTGGTATCGATATGGGCGCCATCGATCTCGTCATTCAGATCGAAGCGCCGCCTTCGGTAGCCAGCGGGATGCAGCGCATTGGCCGTGCAGGCCACCGGGTGGGAGCGGCGAGCGACGGCATCATCTTTCCGAAATACCGCGCCGATCTTATCGCCTGCGCTGCTGTGACACGCGCCATGCATGAGGGGCTGGTCGAGTCCACGCGCTACCTGCGCAATCCGCTCGATGTGCTGGCACAGCAGATCGTCGCCACAGTTGCGCATCCGCCTGCGCTTGCCGTGCCGCGCCGCCGCGGTGAGGCGCCTGCGCAGGCGGAGATCGGCGTCGAATCGCTCTTTCGGCTGGTGCGATCGTCCGCGCCCTTCGCCTCGCTCACTCGTGCTTCATTTGAAGGCGTTCTTGACCTGCTTGCGGGACGCTATCCGTCGGACGAGTTCGCAGAGTTGCGTCCGCGCATCACCTGGGATCGTGCCGCCCATGTGCTCACGCCGCGCGAAGGCGCGAAGAGCCTGGCCATCCTCAATGGCGGTACCATTCCTGACCGCGGCCTCTACGGGGTATTCCTGTCGGGTACGGACAAGCCTGTGCGCGTGGGTGAACTCGATGAGGAGATGGTCTTCGAGAGCCGCGCCGGCGAGGTTTTTGTTCTTGGCGCATCGTCGTGGCGCATCGATGAGATTACGCATGACCGCGTGCTCGTTTCTCCCGCACCCGGCGAGCCGGGCAAGATGCCCTTCTGGCACGGCGACCAGGCGGGCCGTCCACTCGAGTTCGGCCGCCGTATCGGTGCTTTGGTCCGCGAACTGCGCGAGCTGCCTCGCAATGCGGCGCTCAGCCGGCTCACGCGTGAGCATGATCTTGATCTGCAGGCGGCCGAAAATCTGCTGCACTTTCTCGCCGATCAGGAAACTGTCACTACGGTTGTTCCAGATGACCGAAGCATCGTCATCGAACGCACCCGCGACGAGCTGGGCGACTGGCGCGTCTGCGTTCTTACTCCCTTTGGTACGCGTGTCCACGCTCCCTGGGCCATGGCCATTACTGCCCGGCTCCGCGCCGCGGGCCAGCCGGATGTCGAGACCATGTGGGCAGATGACGGCTTCGTGATTCGCTTTCCGGATACGGATGCCGCGCCTGATTCCGATCTGCTGCTGATTGATCCAGCTGAGGCTACCGATCTTGTTCTGCGCCAGCTCGGCTCCACGGCGCTGTTTGCCGCGAAATTTCGCGAAGCCTCTGCCCGCGCTCTGCTGTTGCCGCGCAGGAGGGCGCAGGGCCGCGCACCGCTGTGGGCGCAGCGAAAGCGCGCATCGGATCTTCTCGCCGTAGCCGCGCGCTATTCCTCGTTTCCCATGCTCCTCGAGGCCTATCGCGAATGTCTGCGCGATGTCTTCGACATTCCGGCCTTTCTCGAAGTCCTTCGCGCCGTCAAAACGCGCCAACTCGGCGTTCATGTCGTCGATACGCGCACGCCTTCGCCTTTTGCCTCTTCCCTGCTCTTCAGCTACGTGGCGAACTACATCTACGAAGGTGATGCGCCGCTCGCCGAGCGGCGCGCACAGGCGCTCTCCATCGATCAGGATCAGCTTCGCGATCTTCTCGGCGATGCCGATCTTCGCGAACTGCTCGACGCCGATGCCATTGCCGAGGTGGAGGATCAGCTACAGCTGCGCGGCGAGTCGTTCCGGGTCCGCAATGTCGATGGCATCCATGACCTGCTGCTGCGTCTCGGCGATCTTACCCGCGAAGCTGTTATCGAACGCCTCGCTTCGTCCGATCTCATATCCGGCATGGACCGTCTTCTCCGTGCGCGCCGCATCCTTGAAGTGAAGATCGCCGGGGAGAAGCGCCTCATCGCGATCGAAGATGCTGCCCGGTATCGCGATGCTCTCGGCCTTCGGTTGCCGTCCGGGATTGCAGCCTCGCTGCTTGTGCCTGTCGCTGCGCCTGCTCTTGAGCTGATCCGCCGTTATGCCCGCACCCATGGGCCGTTTACGCTGCCCGAAGTGGCCACGCGTTTTGGCCTCGATGCGCGCCTTGTCGAGTCCACGCTGCATGCACTGGTGCTCGATAGCCGTATCGTGGAAGGCGGATTCCGTCCCGGTGGTGTCCATCGTGAGTGGTGCGATCTCGACGTTCTGCGCCAGATCCGGAGAAAGTCACTGGCACGGTTACGAAAAGAGATTGAGCCGGCCGACCAGAGGCTTCTCTCCCGTTTCGCTACGCACTGGCAGGGAGTGCTGCAGCCGCGCCGCGGTCTCGATGCACTGCTCGATACTATTGAGAACCTGCAGGGTGCGCCACTACCGGCATCCATTCTCGAATCGTCCATTCTGCCTGCGCGCCTTGCGAAATACTCACCCTCCGATCTCGATACTCTTATCGCTGCGGGGGAGGTGGTATGGTGTGGTCTCGATCCGCTTGGAGAGCACGATGGCCGCATCGCACTTTACCTTGCCGATCGCCTGCCCGACTTGTTGCCGGCGCGTCCCGGCCGGGAGGCAAATCCGCTCACAGAAAAAGAGGAGAGAATCCTCGATCAGCTGCAGCGCGGCGGAGCCATGTTTTTCGCTCAACTGCACGACGCCATCGGCGGAGGCTATCCGGGTGAGACCCTCGATGCGCTCTGGAGCCTTGTCTGGCGCGGCTTTATCACCAATGACACACTGCATGCTCTGCGCGCCTACGTTGCAAAGCCTGCGAGTGCGCGTACCGCGAAGCGCCAGCACAACGTGCCGGTCTTTCGTTCACGACGCACCACACCGCCTGCGGCGCAGGGACGCTGGACTCTGATTCCTGCATCGGAGCGAAGTACTCCCGCAGAGCAGACCGCCTGGTCGCACGCGCTTGCGCTTCAGTTGTTGAACCGCCACGGCATTCTTACTCGTGAGACGCTCGCGCAGGAGAATATCTTCGGCGGCTTCAGCGCGGTGTACGACGTTCTCCGTGCCCTTGAAGAGTCGGGCCGCGTTCGTCGCGGCTATTTCATCGCGGGCCTCGGAGCTGCGCAGTTCGCGTTGCCCGCTGCCGTCGATCTTCTCCGCTCGCTGCGCACACAGCCGGACAAGGCCGAAATTCTCTCTCTCTCTGCCACCGATCCTGCCAGCGTCTATGGCTCAATCCTTCGCTGGCCACAGGCGGATGCCGATTCAGGGGCGGACTCAAGCCCGCGCTCGCTCACGCGGAGCGTTGGAGCCTCTGTCCTGCTGCGCAACGGGGATCTTGTCGCCTATCTTCGCCGCGGCAATACGAATATTCAGGTTTTTCTCCCTGCCGATGAGCCGGATCGCTCCACCGCTGCCCGTGACCTCGCCCATTTCCTTGCGCATGCTGCGCAGGCTTCCATGCAGCATGATGCGACCAGCCATCACAGCGGCCTGCTCATCGCCACTATTAACGGGCAACCGGTCCATGAGCACTTCCTCGCCCGTTTTCTTGTGGACGCGGGTTTCGCACCGGCGCCGAATGGCTTCAACGTGCGCCGTATTTCTCCATCTGTTCGCGGCCATGCTGCTGAAACGGAATGA
- a CDS encoding SGNH/GDSL hydrolase family protein: MTFRGGILLLATLLSASLPPFVQAQQMSLERLASPPALVPLKMSIHGRVLNAPAAGPEAPGFASQWPGIYYQAAFRGAEVFFRVGVAHEILHVVVDHQLPLVLKDPQPGVYAVTGLAKGRHAVDLYIATESQSAPNHFGGFALSAQEKPLSPPKPSRRQIEFIGDSHTVGYGNTSPKQACTADEVWASTDNTQAFGPLTAVHFHADYEVHAISGRGIVRNYNGFAADTLPEAYPYVLFDKKQEALDSTWKPQLIVIALGTNDFSTPLHDGEKWKTRDALHADYEATYLRFLKGLREQNPHAFFLLWATDMANGEIASEEQRVVDRFKALGDPNIAFIPIHHLAFTGCHGHPSIADDRAISDLFVQFVEAHPRIWKGR; this comes from the coding sequence ATGACATTCAGGGGTGGAATCCTCCTCCTGGCGACGCTTCTCTCCGCCTCGCTTCCTCCGTTTGTGCAAGCCCAGCAGATGAGTCTCGAACGGCTCGCCAGCCCGCCTGCGCTCGTGCCGTTGAAGATGTCTATCCACGGCCGCGTCCTGAATGCTCCCGCTGCCGGACCGGAAGCGCCCGGCTTCGCCTCGCAGTGGCCAGGCATTTACTATCAGGCTGCCTTTCGGGGAGCCGAGGTCTTCTTCCGCGTTGGCGTCGCGCATGAAATTCTGCACGTGGTTGTCGACCATCAGCTGCCCCTCGTCCTCAAAGATCCTCAGCCCGGTGTCTACGCGGTTACCGGTCTGGCGAAGGGCCGTCACGCGGTCGATCTCTACATCGCCACGGAGAGCCAGTCCGCTCCGAACCACTTCGGGGGATTCGCTCTTTCTGCCCAGGAGAAACCGCTCTCCCCTCCGAAACCCAGCCGGCGCCAGATTGAATTCATCGGCGACTCGCACACCGTAGGTTATGGCAACACCTCTCCGAAGCAGGCCTGCACTGCCGACGAGGTCTGGGCCAGCACCGATAACACACAGGCCTTCGGTCCGCTGACCGCCGTGCACTTCCATGCCGACTATGAGGTCCATGCCATCTCCGGCCGCGGCATCGTTCGCAATTACAACGGCTTTGCTGCGGATACGCTGCCAGAGGCGTATCCCTATGTGCTCTTTGATAAAAAGCAGGAAGCGCTGGATTCTACATGGAAGCCGCAGCTGATCGTGATCGCGCTCGGGACCAATGATTTTTCCACCCCGCTCCACGACGGAGAAAAGTGGAAGACCCGCGACGCGCTGCATGCGGATTACGAAGCTACCTATCTTCGATTCCTCAAAGGCCTGCGCGAGCAGAATCCGCATGCCTTCTTCCTGCTCTGGGCTACCGATATGGCCAATGGTGAAATCGCCTCCGAGGAGCAGCGCGTCGTCGATCGTTTCAAAGCCCTCGGCGATCCGAACATCGCCTTTATCCCTATCCATCACCTAGCCTTTACCGGCTGCCATGGACACCCTTCTATTGCAGACGATCGCGCTATCAGCGATCTGTTCGTGCAATTCGTGGAGGCTCATCCGCGCATCTGGAAGGGCAGATAA
- a CDS encoding cytidine deaminase encodes MAGQPKELDRLMRERLLETARAAAAHAYAPYSRFRVGAALLFEDGSLVTGCNVENVSFGLTSCAERNALFRSISERGAVAENGEQRRILAVAVTNLNNMASPPCGACRQVMAEFAAPGAVVLFPGETAHGVEIVERKLEELLPYGFRLDGV; translated from the coding sequence ATGGCTGGCCAACCAAAAGAACTCGACCGTCTGATGCGAGAACGGCTGCTTGAGACGGCGCGTGCCGCAGCCGCGCACGCCTATGCTCCCTACTCCAGATTTCGCGTAGGCGCAGCACTTCTATTTGAGGACGGCTCTCTGGTCACGGGATGCAACGTGGAGAATGTCTCCTTCGGGCTGACAAGCTGCGCAGAGCGGAATGCGCTGTTCCGTTCGATAAGCGAGCGCGGCGCAGTGGCAGAGAATGGCGAGCAGCGGCGCATCCTCGCCGTGGCCGTCACAAATCTGAACAACATGGCTTCTCCGCCCTGCGGAGCCTGCCGCCAGGTGATGGCGGAGTTCGCGGCTCCGGGAGCAGTCGTGCTCTTTCCTGGTGAAACCGCGCACGGCGTGGAGATTGTGGAGCGAAAACTCGAAGAGCTGCTGCCCTATGGCTTCCGGCTCGACGGAGTATAG
- a CDS encoding thymidine phosphorylase: MIHAIDVIRKKRDGAELTTEEIRFVAEGAARQTIPEAQLAAWLMAAWIRGLSRREVADLTAAMRYSGEVFDHAGLGKPTVDKHSTGGVGDKTSFLVAPLAAAAGVAVPMISGRALGHTGGTLDKLESIPGYRTQLSLTEARAVIDLCGATIIGQTRNLVPADRVLYDLRDRTGTVESPWLICASIMSKKLAAGLNGLVLDVKTGSGAFLKDPKQSRFLAELMVETGERSGTRTAAVMTSMDQPLGRMAGNWIEIWESIELLRGERHPLSEDLRELSLVLAGWMIHLSGKAATADEGRAMAEARLEDGSGLRIFREMVAAQGGELKALDEPEKFHQPKFRREFVADRAGYFAFCDCELVGWAVQRLGAGREKAGEPVAAHAGLEMKVKLGNRIERGQVLAELFADEESRFAEPEALLRRALAIRDEAADVPALIGEVITAQ; encoded by the coding sequence ATGATCCACGCAATTGACGTGATCCGGAAGAAGCGCGACGGCGCCGAGCTGACGACGGAGGAAATCCGCTTCGTGGCCGAAGGCGCGGCGCGGCAGACGATTCCCGAAGCGCAGCTCGCGGCATGGCTGATGGCGGCATGGATACGCGGACTCTCCCGGCGCGAGGTCGCCGACCTGACCGCGGCGATGCGCTACTCCGGCGAGGTCTTCGACCACGCAGGGCTGGGTAAGCCAACGGTAGACAAACATTCAACCGGCGGCGTGGGCGACAAGACATCGTTCCTTGTGGCTCCGCTGGCGGCGGCCGCAGGCGTGGCCGTGCCGATGATCAGCGGACGCGCGCTCGGCCACACCGGCGGCACGCTGGACAAGCTCGAAAGCATTCCCGGCTACCGGACACAGTTATCCCTCACCGAAGCGCGCGCTGTAATAGACCTTTGCGGGGCGACCATCATCGGGCAGACCAGAAACCTCGTCCCCGCCGACCGCGTGCTCTATGATCTGCGCGACCGCACCGGCACGGTCGAAAGCCCATGGCTGATCTGCGCCTCCATCATGAGCAAAAAGCTGGCTGCCGGACTGAATGGCCTCGTGCTGGACGTGAAGACCGGCTCGGGAGCATTTCTCAAGGACCCGAAGCAGTCGCGCTTCCTCGCCGAACTCATGGTCGAGACCGGCGAGCGCTCGGGCACGCGCACGGCCGCGGTGATGACCTCGATGGACCAGCCGCTGGGGCGGATGGCCGGCAACTGGATCGAGATCTGGGAGTCGATCGAACTGCTGCGCGGCGAGCGGCATCCGCTCAGCGAAGACCTGCGCGAGCTTTCCCTGGTGCTTGCCGGGTGGATGATCCACCTGAGCGGCAAGGCAGCGACGGCAGACGAGGGCCGCGCCATGGCCGAAGCACGCCTCGAAGACGGCAGCGGGCTGCGCATCTTCCGCGAGATGGTCGCGGCGCAGGGCGGCGAACTCAAGGCGCTGGACGAGCCGGAGAAGTTCCACCAGCCGAAATTCCGGCGGGAGTTCGTAGCCGACCGGGCCGGGTATTTTGCCTTCTGCGACTGCGAACTGGTGGGCTGGGCCGTGCAGCGGCTGGGCGCCGGACGCGAAAAGGCCGGCGAGCCGGTAGCGGCGCATGCCGGCCTGGAGATGAAGGTCAAACTGGGCAACCGCATCGAGCGCGGGCAGGTACTGGCGGAGCTGTTTGCAGACGAAGAATCGCGCTTTGCCGAGCCGGAAGCGCTCCTGCGGCGGGCGCTGGCGATCCGGGACGAGGCTGCGGACGTACCGGCGCTGATCGGCGAAGTCATCACGGCGCAATAG
- a CDS encoding NupC/NupG family nucleoside CNT transporter yields the protein MIRFTGVLGLLTMLTLAWIFSTNRRAIRWRTVIWGLSLQIVFAFLVLKWTVGQKILATVGAAITRMLAYSFAGSEMVFGELGRQHSSLGMIFAFQVLPTIIFISALFSVLYHIGVMQLVIRLFARLMLWTMRVSGAESLNVAASIFMGQTEAPLTIRPFLPRATRSELMTIMTSGMAHVSGGIMAAYILYGIEAQHLLAAVIMTAPGTILISKMLVPETETPATEGVVHMPREEEHKDENLLGAIARGTIDGGKLAFNVAIMLISFLALIHLLNGILGGVHNWLAARHFAYFPSSLDSILGVLFSPIAWLIGIPWHETRIVGNLLGTRMVINEVVAYSLLGAQKAALDFRSFTIATFALCGFANLSSIGIQIGGIGALAPNRRNDLARLGLRAMLAGTMANLMSASIVGIMLK from the coding sequence TTGATTCGATTCACCGGGGTGCTGGGCCTGCTGACCATGCTGACGCTGGCATGGATCTTTTCGACGAACCGGCGGGCGATCCGGTGGCGGACCGTGATCTGGGGCCTCAGCCTGCAGATTGTCTTCGCCTTTCTCGTGCTCAAGTGGACGGTGGGCCAGAAGATCCTGGCCACGGTGGGCGCGGCGATCACGCGCATGCTCGCCTACTCCTTTGCCGGCTCGGAGATGGTCTTCGGCGAGCTGGGCAGGCAGCATTCCTCGCTGGGCATGATCTTCGCCTTCCAGGTGCTGCCGACCATCATCTTCATCTCTGCCCTGTTTTCGGTGCTCTATCACATCGGCGTGATGCAGCTGGTCATCCGGCTCTTCGCGCGGCTGATGCTGTGGACCATGCGCGTTTCAGGCGCCGAAAGCCTGAACGTCGCGGCCAGCATCTTCATGGGCCAGACCGAAGCTCCGCTGACCATCCGGCCGTTTCTGCCCAGGGCCACGCGCTCCGAGCTGATGACCATCATGACCAGCGGCATGGCGCACGTCTCGGGCGGCATCATGGCGGCGTACATCCTCTACGGCATCGAGGCGCAGCACCTGCTGGCAGCGGTCATCATGACCGCCCCGGGCACCATCCTTATCTCAAAGATGCTGGTGCCGGAGACGGAGACGCCGGCAACCGAGGGCGTCGTCCACATGCCCAGGGAAGAAGAACACAAGGACGAGAACCTGCTGGGCGCGATCGCCCGCGGCACCATCGACGGCGGCAAGCTGGCCTTCAACGTGGCCATCATGCTCATCTCCTTCCTGGCGTTGATCCACCTGCTGAACGGCATCCTGGGCGGCGTGCACAACTGGCTGGCGGCGCGGCATTTCGCGTACTTCCCTTCCAGCCTCGACTCCATTCTCGGCGTGCTTTTCTCCCCGATTGCCTGGCTCATCGGCATCCCCTGGCATGAGACGCGGATCGTCGGCAATCTGCTGGGCACACGCATGGTTATCAATGAGGTGGTGGCCTACTCGCTGCTGGGCGCGCAGAAGGCGGCGCTCGACTTCCGCTCCTTCACCATTGCCACCTTCGCGCTGTGCGGCTTTGCCAACCTGAGCTCCATCGGCATCCAGATCGGAGGCATCGGAGCGCTGGCTCCGAACCGCCGGAACGATCTCGCGCGGCTGGGCCTGAGGGCCATGCTCGCCGGCACCATGGCCAACCTCATGTCTGCCTCCATTGTCGGAATCATGCTCAAATAG
- a CDS encoding purine-nucleoside phosphorylase: protein MSFTVISSTALYERASEAAKFLQSHTGHTPLVGVVLGSGLGGFAAEIEQAAVIPYSEIPHFPRSTVAGHSGRLLIGTVAGTPVAVMQGRVHGYEGYSAAESTFPVRVLGMLGIKALALTNAAGGIRASYAQGDLVLLSDHINLMGVNPLTGPNDERLGQRFFDMTEAYARRLRQLAHTAANENGVALQEGVYIGVPGPSFETPAEIRAFRALGADLVGMSTVLETIAARHMGIEVLGISCVTNMAAGIQVEPLNHEEVMETGKRVEGQLAAILKSALPEIAKLVQAGGGKA, encoded by the coding sequence ATGTCTTTCACCGTGATTTCCTCCACTGCGCTCTATGAGCGCGCATCGGAAGCTGCGAAGTTTCTGCAATCGCATACAGGGCACACGCCCCTGGTCGGAGTGGTACTCGGCTCCGGGCTCGGCGGCTTCGCGGCGGAGATCGAGCAGGCCGCGGTCATTCCCTACAGCGAGATTCCGCACTTTCCGCGCTCGACCGTGGCAGGTCACAGCGGGCGGCTGCTGATCGGCACCGTTGCCGGAACACCGGTCGCGGTGATGCAGGGCCGGGTGCATGGCTACGAAGGCTACTCGGCGGCCGAATCGACCTTCCCGGTGCGCGTGCTGGGCATGCTGGGGATAAAGGCGCTGGCGCTGACGAATGCGGCCGGAGGCATCCGCGCCAGCTACGCACAGGGTGACCTGGTGCTGCTCTCCGACCACATCAACCTGATGGGAGTAAACCCGCTCACCGGACCGAATGATGAACGGCTGGGGCAGCGATTCTTCGACATGACGGAAGCCTATGCACGGCGCCTGCGCCAGCTGGCGCATACCGCGGCCAACGAGAACGGCGTTGCCCTGCAGGAAGGCGTCTACATCGGCGTGCCGGGGCCGAGCTTCGAGACACCGGCCGAGATCCGCGCCTTCCGCGCGCTGGGCGCCGACCTGGTGGGCATGTCCACCGTGCTCGAGACCATCGCCGCGCGGCACATGGGCATCGAGGTACTGGGAATTTCATGCGTGACGAACATGGCAGCGGGCATCCAGGTAGAGCCGCTGAATCACGAGGAAGTCATGGAGACGGGCAAACGCGTGGAAGGCCAGCTGGCGGCGATTCTGAAGAGCGCATTGCCGGAGATCGCGAAGCTGGTGCAGGCAGGAGGCGGAAAGGCGTAG
- the udk gene encoding uridine kinase, which translates to MRQPVVLGIAGCSGSGKTTLAEELARELEGTHFHLDHYYRDLAHMSYEERCQQNFDDPDIIESDLLIRDVGRMAAGETIWHPQYDFATHTRRKNAITRMEPGHLLIIDGIFALHYPGLRRFYHLGIYVDTPDEVCYERRLRRDVCQRGRTEESVAQHYTETVRPMAEKYVRPSAQHADIVMDGTESLDWAIEGLMNELRQRGLLERIMAR; encoded by the coding sequence GTGAGGCAACCGGTTGTACTGGGAATCGCGGGCTGTTCGGGCTCGGGGAAAACGACGCTGGCCGAAGAGCTGGCAAGAGAGCTGGAAGGCACACACTTCCACCTGGATCACTACTATCGCGACCTCGCGCACATGAGCTACGAGGAGCGATGTCAGCAGAATTTCGACGACCCGGACATCATCGAAAGCGATCTATTGATCCGCGACGTCGGACGGATGGCCGCGGGCGAGACCATCTGGCATCCGCAATACGACTTCGCCACGCACACCCGCAGGAAAAATGCCATCACGAGGATGGAGCCCGGACACCTGCTGATCATCGACGGCATCTTCGCGCTGCACTATCCTGGGCTGCGCAGGTTCTACCATCTCGGCATTTACGTCGACACCCCGGACGAAGTCTGTTACGAACGCCGTTTGCGGCGCGATGTATGCCAGCGCGGGCGGACAGAAGAATCCGTCGCGCAGCACTACACCGAAACAGTACGGCCGATGGCGGAAAAATACGTCCGCCCATCGGCACAGCATGCAGACATCGTGATGGACGGGACCGAATCGCTGGACTGGGCCATCGAAGGCCTGATGAACGAGCTCAGGCAGCGCGGGCTGCTGGAAAGGATCATGGCCCGCTGA